A genomic region of Chitinimonas arctica contains the following coding sequences:
- a CDS encoding contractile injection system protein, VgrG/Pvc8 family produces MNAPLDTTGITRIEVVDAPALFLHLAIFIDNRQLIGDETFRLVSFTGNESVSEPFEYQLELHGNDQWQADPQRKARIETLRFDSLIGKPVTFAVGLPDISDDPPTTAIMRSSLRFQAALTGGSTAGLSLFNGMVAAFAMAGPGVYHLTVRPALWRLTLANRYEIYDDRSVAQAVVDVLAYHHIVPDMAAVDGLATARSQDWLQAGESDYEFLRRLMGKAHLYFYFRHGARGHELVFANRPDYPDQVLPGQPLRYTFTDTDANGLGQFDVIGDYRYQQSLGISAVHTVFTRQYQAWQVDGVPPILQFDAPPHSAEAGDQVFMQHKVYQYGNDKLAAEHFARMTMQASSTAASQLSGGSFCALFRAGFRFCMSEADRADCQPSPVRPSLEGRPFVLTRVEHEASQDGGYRNKFEATEASGLVAAFSLADTQQGSVLAVVVEHASERVPKSWKYYEKGDFDPQTQSYLDSASDQRQVKAQGVYVRLATDAPATRRWVKLAAHMQTAPEIGAQVIVSRANDESELPELQQVVQAGGNKVVTPSTWTADTRVGSGYSTRYGDGISLGFGAGSVADLGKAVNIASGAYETGRFRDAGYNQGANYGFSTSESTAASASQDLAATYGPYQSHADDLLSVNESFGSSFSRSVGQVQSGIAQHDISYNDSHFGQTESLTKVDRTARSSSTHGGDVSNRTVMQADSYNFTQVDGKSTSETTHNGKLSSTTTVNADTSNRTEHFGNVDNFTRISQVSTSRNEIGVQSNSSAIGVSNSNDVIGASVNVNLTGASSQTGMTGISSSTHLVGVSDSTSLTGVTDACNITGVSTQLSLTGVEDKLNLYGISSEISLGVIGYRYQDELLKPKMEQEGPTLKLLSALLIIL; encoded by the coding sequence ATGAACGCGCCCTTGGATACGACGGGCATCACCCGCATCGAAGTGGTCGACGCACCCGCGCTGTTCCTGCATCTGGCGATCTTTATCGACAATCGCCAGCTGATCGGCGACGAGACGTTTCGCCTGGTCAGCTTCACCGGCAACGAAAGCGTGTCCGAGCCGTTCGAGTATCAATTGGAACTGCACGGCAACGACCAATGGCAGGCCGACCCGCAGCGCAAGGCACGGATCGAAACCCTGCGCTTCGATAGCCTGATCGGCAAGCCGGTCACCTTTGCCGTGGGTCTGCCGGATATCAGCGACGATCCGCCCACCACCGCCATCATGCGCTCCAGCCTGCGCTTCCAGGCCGCGCTCACGGGCGGTTCGACCGCCGGCCTGTCGCTGTTCAACGGCATGGTGGCGGCCTTTGCCATGGCGGGCCCCGGGGTCTATCACCTGACCGTGCGACCGGCCTTGTGGCGGCTGACCCTGGCCAATCGCTACGAAATCTATGACGACCGCAGCGTGGCGCAGGCGGTGGTCGATGTGCTGGCCTATCACCATATCGTGCCCGACATGGCGGCGGTGGATGGGCTGGCGACCGCGCGCAGCCAGGATTGGCTGCAGGCCGGCGAGTCGGACTATGAGTTCCTGCGCCGGCTGATGGGCAAGGCGCATCTGTATTTCTATTTTCGCCATGGTGCGCGTGGCCATGAACTGGTGTTCGCCAATCGGCCCGATTATCCCGACCAGGTGCTGCCGGGCCAGCCGCTGCGCTACACCTTTACCGATACCGACGCCAACGGCCTCGGCCAGTTCGATGTGATCGGCGATTACCGCTACCAGCAAAGCCTGGGCATCAGCGCCGTGCATACCGTCTTCACCCGCCAGTACCAGGCCTGGCAGGTGGACGGGGTACCGCCCATTCTGCAGTTCGATGCGCCGCCGCATAGCGCCGAGGCGGGCGACCAGGTGTTCATGCAGCACAAGGTCTATCAGTACGGCAACGACAAGCTGGCCGCCGAGCATTTCGCCCGCATGACCATGCAAGCCAGCAGCACGGCGGCTAGCCAGTTGAGCGGCGGAAGTTTTTGCGCCCTGTTCCGCGCCGGCTTCCGCTTTTGCATGAGCGAGGCCGATCGAGCCGATTGCCAGCCTTCGCCGGTTCGGCCCAGCCTGGAAGGACGGCCTTTCGTGCTGACCCGGGTCGAGCACGAGGCCAGCCAGGACGGCGGCTACCGCAATAAATTCGAAGCAACCGAAGCCAGTGGCCTGGTGGCGGCATTTTCACTGGCCGATACGCAGCAGGGTTCGGTGCTGGCGGTGGTGGTCGAGCACGCCAGCGAACGGGTGCCCAAGAGCTGGAAATACTACGAAAAGGGCGACTTCGATCCGCAGACGCAAAGCTATCTGGATAGCGCCAGCGACCAACGCCAGGTCAAGGCGCAAGGCGTCTACGTGCGACTGGCCACCGATGCACCCGCCACCCGCCGCTGGGTCAAGCTGGCAGCGCATATGCAGACCGCACCCGAGATCGGTGCGCAGGTCATCGTCAGCCGCGCCAACGACGAATCCGAGCTGCCCGAACTCCAGCAAGTGGTGCAGGCCGGCGGCAACAAGGTGGTGACGCCCTCGACCTGGACCGCCGATACCCGGGTGGGCAGCGGCTACAGCACCCGCTACGGCGATGGCATCAGCCTGGGTTTCGGCGCCGGTTCGGTCGCCGACCTGGGCAAGGCCGTGAACATCGCCAGCGGCGCCTACGAGACCGGTCGCTTCCGCGATGCCGGTTACAACCAGGGCGCCAATTATGGCTTCTCCACCTCGGAAAGCACGGCCGCTTCCGCCAGCCAGGACCTGGCCGCGACCTACGGACCCTACCAGTCGCACGCCGACGATCTGTTGTCGGTCAACGAGTCCTTCGGCTCCAGCTTCAGCCGCAGCGTGGGCCAGGTGCAATCCGGCATCGCCCAGCACGATATCAGCTACAACGACAGCCATTTCGGCCAGACCGAAAGCCTGACCAAGGTGGATCGCACCGCCCGCTCGTCCTCTACCCATGGCGGCGACGTCAGCAACCGTACCGTGATGCAGGCCGACAGCTACAACTTTACCCAGGTGGACGGCAAGTCCACCTCCGAGACCACCCATAACGGCAAGCTCAGCAGTACTACCACGGTCAATGCCGATACCTCCAACCGCACCGAGCATTTCGGCAATGTCGACAACTTCACCCGTATCAGCCAGGTCAGCACCTCGCGCAATGAAATCGGCGTGCAGAGCAATAGCAGCGCCATCGGCGTAAGCAACAGCAACGACGTCATCGGCGCCAGCGTCAACGTCAACCTGACCGGCGCCAGCAGCCAGACCGGCATGACCGGTATCAGCAGTTCGACCCACCTGGTCGGCGTCAGCGACAGCACCAGCCTGACCGGCGTCACGGATGCCTGCAATATCACCGGCGTATCGACCCAGCTATCGCTTACCGGCGTGGAAGACAAACTCAATCTCTACGGCATTTCGTCGGAGATTTCGCTGGGCGTGATCGGCTACAGATACCAGGACGAACTGCTCAAACCCAAGATGGAGCAAGAAGGTCCCACGCTCAAGCTCCTGTCGGCCTTGTTGATTATCCTGTGA
- a CDS encoding DUF2169 family type VI secretion system accessory protein — MKIVKPASLGLLQRPYRYQGQDRLAIAALGFFPLGRPTLRFLDEAAQWRAVLAALPPGKPIDELFAMPNGQLLLAGAAYAPGGVPVESLQVRVGMGGVDKRLTVLGERRWFYGPWYRQTAPQAFVRMPLDEAHAYGGPGHPQNPLGRGYTGNPLAGWLGRNEGELPNVEDLQRPVRGHVRPLPPAGFGPLDPSRQPRLGWAGQYDRAWLLDEAPGLARDLDPRFFQTAPADQWQDGPWRGDEHYRLENLHADHPLIEGQLPGFAARAFVRDQADGQVREAGMRLDTVWFLPDALLGVAVFHGELAITHIDGLDLDAVMVGYEPLDAPREPAHYQAVLQLRTALDSAIHQVLREDQLAPAWPEDIKQERAAQSAARLAARRERRQALRDEYLAEAQAQAGVQPQPALPPLLAELAELEIDFEAIATGEADTAAFIAQATELAERAKREGEARLAEQAAQQAPPAPLDPEEERRRRYARAAEPAWDLLGEPAPPGPLNAQLDHALGQGALTPRQHAAALAGQARLPALRRQGRCMRLHAAEPAPSPELAAWLGGQVRQWRLAGVPLVGRDLAGADLAGMDLRGADLREACFERADLRGAQLAGADLRAAGFAGAQLQAADLRGCRLQGANFSDCEAADACFDDADLSRALGLGGDFGGASFRRAKLDDALFRQANLTAASLCGASLVRTLLAEIRADASQWQGAKLVQAILMQAQLAGADFSGAELQRVVLLDAVLDGGCWEASGLDRCVALGASAVGLRAAGMQARGCGWRKVNWQAADLRAVRFVDCDLGEGDFSGAILAHGLFARCLLHGACLQDCQAQAANFLQAMCRGADFRRADLRDASLRQAVMDGADLRGAQLAGSLLDAVVVQRLNHRSEAIA; from the coding sequence ATGAAGATCGTCAAACCCGCCAGTCTAGGCCTGCTGCAACGACCCTACCGCTACCAGGGGCAGGATAGGCTGGCCATCGCGGCACTGGGATTTTTCCCGCTGGGCCGGCCGACCCTGCGTTTCCTGGACGAGGCGGCGCAATGGCGGGCGGTATTGGCCGCCTTGCCGCCCGGCAAGCCCATCGATGAATTGTTCGCCATGCCGAACGGCCAGTTGCTGCTGGCCGGGGCCGCCTATGCCCCCGGCGGCGTGCCGGTGGAAAGCCTGCAGGTCCGCGTCGGCATGGGCGGGGTGGACAAGCGTTTGACCGTGCTGGGCGAGCGGCGCTGGTTTTATGGTCCCTGGTATCGGCAGACCGCACCGCAGGCCTTTGTCCGCATGCCGCTGGACGAAGCGCATGCCTATGGCGGGCCTGGCCATCCGCAAAACCCATTGGGCCGGGGTTATACCGGCAACCCCCTGGCAGGCTGGCTAGGCCGCAATGAGGGCGAGCTACCCAATGTGGAGGACCTGCAGCGACCGGTACGGGGCCATGTGCGGCCCCTGCCGCCGGCCGGCTTCGGACCGCTGGATCCCAGCCGGCAGCCGCGCCTGGGCTGGGCCGGCCAATACGACCGGGCCTGGCTGCTGGATGAGGCGCCCGGTCTGGCGCGCGACCTCGATCCACGCTTTTTCCAGACCGCGCCGGCGGACCAGTGGCAGGACGGACCTTGGCGCGGCGATGAGCATTACCGCCTGGAAAACCTCCATGCCGACCACCCGTTGATAGAAGGCCAACTGCCCGGTTTCGCCGCTCGCGCCTTTGTCCGCGACCAGGCCGACGGTCAGGTACGCGAAGCAGGCATGCGGCTGGATACGGTCTGGTTCCTGCCCGATGCGCTGCTGGGCGTCGCCGTCTTTCACGGCGAGCTGGCGATTACGCATATCGATGGCCTCGACCTGGATGCCGTGATGGTCGGCTATGAACCGCTGGATGCGCCGCGCGAGCCGGCGCACTACCAGGCGGTATTGCAACTGCGGACCGCGCTGGATAGTGCCATTCACCAAGTACTGCGCGAGGATCAGCTGGCGCCTGCCTGGCCGGAGGACATCAAGCAGGAGCGGGCCGCGCAGTCGGCCGCGCGCCTGGCTGCCCGGCGCGAACGGCGCCAGGCACTGCGCGACGAGTATCTGGCCGAAGCGCAGGCGCAGGCGGGTGTGCAACCGCAGCCGGCCCTGCCGCCGCTATTGGCGGAATTGGCCGAACTGGAGATCGATTTCGAGGCGATCGCCACTGGTGAAGCCGACACGGCGGCCTTTATCGCCCAGGCCACCGAGCTGGCGGAACGCGCCAAGCGGGAAGGCGAGGCGCGCTTGGCCGAGCAGGCTGCCCAGCAAGCGCCGCCGGCCCCGCTTGATCCGGAAGAGGAACGGCGGCGTCGCTACGCACGTGCCGCGGAACCGGCCTGGGACCTACTGGGCGAGCCGGCACCGCCCGGTCCCTTGAATGCCCAACTGGATCATGCGCTGGGGCAGGGGGCGCTGACGCCGCGGCAGCACGCCGCCGCACTGGCCGGCCAGGCCAGGCTGCCGGCCTTGCGGCGGCAGGGGCGCTGCATGCGCTTGCACGCCGCCGAGCCGGCGCCCTCGCCGGAACTCGCCGCCTGGCTGGGTGGCCAGGTACGGCAATGGCGCTTGGCCGGCGTGCCCTTGGTGGGCCGCGACCTGGCTGGCGCCGACCTGGCCGGCATGGATCTGCGCGGCGCCGATTTGCGCGAAGCCTGCTTTGAGCGGGCCGATCTACGGGGTGCCCAGCTGGCCGGCGCCGACCTGCGCGCGGCAGGGTTCGCCGGTGCGCAACTACAGGCGGCCGATCTGCGCGGCTGCCGCCTGCAAGGGGCCAATTTCAGCGACTGCGAGGCGGCGGATGCCTGCTTCGACGATGCCGACCTGAGCCGGGCACTGGGCCTGGGCGGGGATTTCGGCGGCGCCAGCTTTCGGCGGGCCAAGCTGGACGATGCCTTATTCCGCCAGGCCAACTTGACGGCGGCGTCGCTATGCGGTGCTTCCCTGGTCCGCACCTTGCTGGCCGAAATCCGTGCCGATGCCAGCCAGTGGCAGGGCGCCAAGCTGGTGCAGGCCATTCTGATGCAGGCGCAACTGGCTGGCGCCGATTTCAGCGGAGCCGAACTGCAGCGGGTGGTGCTGCTTGACGCTGTCCTGGATGGCGGCTGCTGGGAAGCCAGCGGCCTGGACCGTTGCGTTGCCCTGGGCGCCAGCGCGGTGGGTTTGCGCGCGGCCGGCATGCAGGCGCGCGGCTGCGGCTGGCGGAAAGTGAACTGGCAAGCGGCCGATCTGCGTGCGGTTCGCTTCGTCGATTGCGATCTGGGCGAGGGTGATTTCAGTGGCGCGATACTGGCGCACGGCCTGTTCGCCCGCTGCCTCTTGCACGGTGCGTGCCTGCAGGACTGCCAGGCACAAGCGGCCAATTTTCTGCAGGCAATGTGCCGGGGCGCGGATTTCCGCCGGGCCGATCTGCGCGATGCCAGCTTGCGCCAGGCGGTCATGGATGGCGCCGATCTGCGCGGCGCGCAACTGGCTGGCAGCCTGTTGGATGCCGTCGTGGTGCAACGACTGAACCACCGTTCGGAGGCGATCGCATGA
- a CDS encoding pentapeptide repeat-containing protein: MSTLWDDIARARRLCRPLQHLHLQGWQARGRKLADLALQKCDCADADLREADLASSQWIECDLRGADLRGARLKATHFVRCRLEGARFDGIVSDHAGWIDCDLADSSWQAVELSQASWMQCRLHGADFSRSQLTRCAFAASEAPALDLSHARLRQSALNGLDLSAARLQGLAADTVLFMACILRDRDLAGLQLPRCNFDGVDFGAANLRGAELSSANLHASRFDGACLEQLNAPNALFLEADLRACNLTGARLDGALFVRARLSDCDFHGASMCQSVWDHGRLSRLDWREVLFDHARFDHVRAIGVDARGARFDHASLHDAQFDDSDFTGARLRHARSTDRDLLAAQQTLLSLEST, translated from the coding sequence ATGAGCACCCTGTGGGACGATATTGCCCGCGCGCGGCGGCTGTGCCGGCCCCTGCAGCACTTGCATCTGCAGGGCTGGCAGGCGCGGGGCCGCAAGCTGGCAGACCTGGCGCTGCAAAAATGCGATTGCGCCGATGCCGATCTGCGAGAAGCCGATCTGGCCAGCAGCCAATGGATAGAGTGCGATCTGCGCGGCGCCGACCTGCGGGGCGCCCGGCTCAAGGCAACCCACTTCGTCCGCTGCCGCCTGGAAGGCGCACGCTTCGACGGCATCGTCAGCGATCACGCCGGTTGGATCGATTGCGATCTGGCGGATAGTAGCTGGCAAGCGGTCGAGCTTAGCCAGGCAAGCTGGATGCAGTGCCGCTTGCATGGCGCCGACTTCAGTCGCAGCCAGCTAACGCGCTGTGCCTTCGCGGCCAGCGAGGCCCCGGCGCTGGACCTGTCCCATGCGCGCTTGCGGCAAAGCGCGCTGAACGGCCTGGACCTGAGCGCGGCCCGCTTGCAAGGCCTGGCCGCCGATACCGTGCTGTTCATGGCCTGCATCCTGCGGGACCGTGATCTGGCTGGCTTGCAACTGCCGCGCTGCAATTTCGACGGCGTGGATTTTGGTGCGGCCAATCTGCGGGGCGCCGAGCTGAGCAGTGCCAATCTGCATGCCAGCCGCTTCGATGGCGCCTGCCTGGAGCAGCTCAACGCGCCCAACGCGCTTTTCCTGGAGGCCGATCTACGCGCTTGCAATCTGACCGGCGCGCGACTGGACGGCGCGCTGTTTGTGCGCGCCCGGCTGAGTGATTGCGATTTCCATGGGGCAAGCATGTGCCAATCGGTTTGGGACCACGGCCGGCTAAGCCGCCTGGATTGGCGCGAGGTGCTGTTCGACCATGCCCGCTTCGACCATGTCCGCGCCATCGGCGTGGATGCCCGTGGCGCGCGTTTCGACCACGCCAGCCTGCACGACGCCCAGTTCGACGACAGCGACTTCACCGGCGCGCGGCTACGGCACGCGCGTTCCACCGACCGCGACCTGCTCGCGGCACAGCAAACCCTTTTGAGTCTGGAGTCGACATGA
- a CDS encoding DUF3540 domain-containing protein, which produces MMTATRPHRLPVAPILPILQEAGVALALGEGRLLLDDGGQARQALSCLVRTEPGDRVLWLAGRDGERYVLHVLARPSGSSLHIEPADGGDLTVAAVGLTLQASRQLSMTSLQDAELSAAGGRLTLAGRDVSLNVLESLLSSARNMVGRCENWLMTAKGLGRLHARQTMVTADEDIRADAERISLG; this is translated from the coding sequence ATGATGACCGCTACCCGTCCCCATCGCCTGCCCGTGGCGCCTATCCTCCCCATCCTGCAGGAAGCCGGCGTGGCGCTGGCCCTGGGCGAAGGCAGACTGTTGCTGGATGACGGCGGGCAAGCCAGGCAGGCGCTGAGCTGCCTGGTCCGGACCGAGCCGGGCGACCGGGTGTTGTGGCTGGCTGGCCGCGATGGCGAACGTTATGTGCTGCATGTTTTGGCAAGACCTTCCGGCAGCAGCCTGCATATCGAACCGGCCGATGGCGGCGACCTGACCGTGGCCGCCGTCGGGCTCACGCTGCAAGCCAGCCGGCAGTTGTCGATGACCAGCCTGCAGGATGCCGAGCTGAGCGCGGCCGGCGGCCGCCTGACCCTGGCGGGGCGCGACGTGAGCCTGAATGTGCTGGAAAGCCTGCTGAGCAGCGCCCGCAATATGGTGGGACGCTGCGAGAACTGGTTGATGACGGCCAAGGGTCTGGGACGCCTGCATGCCAGACAGACGATGGTGACGGCGGACGAGGACATCCGTGCCGACGCCGAACGCATCAGCCTGGGTTGA
- a CDS encoding DUF4150 domain-containing protein produces the protein MFANTNLGVLNLGFPDVCLTPPLAVPVPYPNLTFSVTHVPSQFNILIGGGLAENLLTQGTVSLGDLAGVLTGVASGTVAGPDRPVLGSIKVLFGAAFATRLTTLTIQNSTNTVGVSLTPAQICVLLLS, from the coding sequence ATGTTCGCCAATACCAATCTCGGCGTGCTCAACCTGGGCTTTCCCGACGTTTGCCTGACGCCGCCGCTGGCGGTGCCGGTGCCTTACCCCAATCTGACATTCTCGGTCACGCATGTCCCATCGCAATTCAACATCCTGATCGGCGGGGGGCTGGCCGAGAACCTGCTGACCCAGGGCACCGTCAGCCTGGGCGATCTGGCCGGGGTATTGACCGGCGTGGCTTCGGGCACCGTTGCCGGGCCGGACCGCCCCGTCCTCGGCAGTATCAAGGTGCTGTTCGGTGCAGCCTTCGCCACCCGCCTCACCACCCTGACCATACAGAACAGTACCAATACCGTCGGGGTATCGCTGACGCCGGCGCAAATCTGCGTCTTGCTGCTGAGCTGA